In a single window of the uncultured Dysgonomonas sp. genome:
- the dnaJ gene encoding molecular chaperone DnaJ has protein sequence MATTTKRDYYEVLEVTKTATFEEIKKAYRKKAIQFHPDKNPGNSEAEEKFKEAAEAYEILSDEQKRAKYDRFGHEAPGGFGGHSGGFSMDDIFSQFGDIFGGHFGGGFGGFGGQRGPRQNRGSDLRVKVKLTLKDIAQGVEKKIKVNKFVACSHCRGTGADGGTAYETCSTCKGSGVVTRVMNTILGQMQTQTTCPTCNGEGKSITKKCNHCAGEGIVREEEVISINIPAGVAEGMQLSMSGKGNAARHGGVNGDLLILVEEEQHPELFRDDNDVVYNLLLSVSTAALGGNVVVPTIDGKVKVTIEPGTQPGKVLRLKNKGLPSINRYGTGDLLINISVYIPENLTDSEKSTLGGLENSPNFQPSKSVKEKIFSHFRKMFD, from the coding sequence ATGGCAACCACAACAAAAAGAGATTATTACGAAGTACTGGAAGTTACCAAGACCGCAACTTTCGAAGAGATAAAAAAGGCTTACCGCAAAAAAGCAATTCAGTTCCATCCCGATAAAAATCCGGGCAACAGCGAGGCTGAAGAAAAATTTAAGGAAGCGGCAGAAGCATATGAAATACTAAGCGACGAGCAAAAACGTGCCAAATATGATAGATTCGGACACGAGGCTCCGGGCGGATTCGGCGGACATTCGGGCGGATTCTCCATGGACGACATCTTCTCTCAGTTCGGTGACATCTTCGGTGGTCATTTTGGTGGAGGCTTTGGAGGTTTTGGAGGGCAACGAGGCCCAAGGCAAAATCGCGGTTCGGATTTACGCGTGAAAGTTAAACTTACATTGAAAGACATAGCCCAGGGGGTTGAGAAAAAGATAAAAGTAAATAAATTTGTTGCCTGCTCACATTGTAGAGGTACAGGCGCGGATGGTGGTACTGCATACGAAACTTGCTCTACTTGTAAGGGTTCGGGAGTAGTAACCCGTGTAATGAATACTATCCTCGGGCAAATGCAAACACAAACGACTTGCCCTACCTGTAATGGAGAAGGTAAAAGCATCACCAAAAAATGTAACCATTGTGCAGGAGAGGGCATTGTTCGCGAAGAAGAAGTAATCTCCATCAATATACCTGCCGGGGTTGCCGAAGGAATGCAGCTATCGATGAGCGGCAAAGGAAACGCAGCACGTCACGGAGGTGTAAACGGTGACTTACTTATCCTTGTAGAAGAAGAGCAACATCCGGAACTGTTCAGAGACGACAACGATGTTGTTTATAACCTATTACTATCGGTGTCTACTGCGGCACTGGGGGGCAATGTGGTAGTACCGACAATAGACGGAAAGGTAAAAGTAACGATAGAGCCGGGAACACAGCCGGGCAAAGTACTTCGCCTGAAAAACAAAGGATTACCGAGCATCAACAGATATGGCACGGGAGACCTGCTTATAAATATAAGCGTATATATACCTGAAAATCTTACTGATAGCGAGAAATCAACATTAGGAGGACTCGAAAATTCACCAAATTTTCAGCCTAGCAAATCGGTGAAAGAAAAGATATTCAGTCATTTTAGAAAGATGTTTGATTGA
- a CDS encoding Nif3-like dinuclear metal center hexameric protein, which yields MMKIKEILHTIEQLAPIPLQESFDNSGIQIGDVNQEAKGAVVCIDVTEAVMDEAIALGCNLIISHHPLAFRSFKSLTGKNYVERCMIKACKHDIVVYAAHTNLDNAAQGINHYLAEMLNLQHVRILDPQKGKLLKLVTFVPHSHAELVRNTLFNVGAGNIGNYDSCSYNVSGEGTFKAGENTNPFTGEIGELHTEPEVRIEIILPIYKQSEVKRALIAVHPYEEPAYDFYLLENTWSQAGSGIVGTLPEETEEEDFLYLLKDTFHLKTIQHSALRGKPVRDIAICSGSGSFLIPKAISYSADVFITGEAKYNDYYDVEDKILLATVGHYESEIFTKNIFFDIISKKYPTFAVYMSGFDVNPVNYL from the coding sequence ATCATGAAAATAAAGGAAATCTTACATACCATAGAACAACTCGCCCCGATACCATTGCAAGAAAGCTTTGATAACAGCGGTATCCAAATAGGAGATGTAAATCAGGAAGCTAAAGGCGCCGTAGTATGCATCGATGTAACCGAGGCAGTGATGGATGAAGCCATTGCTTTAGGATGCAATCTGATTATTTCACACCATCCACTCGCCTTCCGCAGCTTCAAATCTCTGACTGGGAAAAACTATGTAGAACGCTGTATGATTAAAGCCTGCAAGCACGATATTGTAGTTTATGCGGCACATACCAATCTGGACAACGCAGCGCAGGGAATCAACCATTATCTGGCAGAAATGCTCAACCTGCAACATGTGCGCATTCTCGATCCACAGAAGGGTAAATTGCTCAAGTTGGTCACTTTCGTTCCTCACTCGCATGCCGAACTTGTACGCAACACCTTATTCAACGTAGGGGCGGGGAATATAGGAAATTACGATTCATGTAGTTATAATGTATCAGGAGAAGGGACTTTCAAGGCAGGAGAGAACACCAACCCCTTCACCGGAGAGATAGGAGAACTGCATACCGAGCCGGAAGTACGGATTGAGATAATCCTTCCCATATATAAGCAATCGGAAGTAAAACGCGCACTGATAGCAGTGCACCCGTATGAAGAACCTGCATATGATTTCTATTTATTAGAGAATACATGGTCGCAGGCAGGAAGCGGAATAGTAGGCACATTACCCGAAGAGACAGAGGAAGAAGATTTCCTTTACCTACTGAAAGATACATTCCACCTGAAGACAATACAGCATTCTGCTTTAAGGGGTAAGCCTGTAAGAGATATAGCCATCTGTAGCGGAAGTGGATCGTTCCTGATACCGAAAGCAATATCATATAGTGCCGATGTATTTATTACAGGTGAGGCTAAGTATAACGATTATTATGATGTGGAAGATAAGATTCTGCTGGCAACAGTAGGACATTACGAGTCCGAAATTTTCACAAAGAATATATTTTTCGATATTATTTCAAAAAAATATCCTACCTTTGCGGTATATATGTCAGGATTTGATGTAAATCCTGTGAACTATTTGTAA
- a CDS encoding C4-type zinc ribbon domain-containing protein, with the protein MAKKQEKEITVEEKLRTLYALQQKLSEIDNIKILRGELPLEVADLEDEIIGLETRIKKYETELKEADTAVSFQKQKAKDSTLKIEKYKEQLDNVRNNREFDHLSKEIEFETLEIELSEKRIREFTQDSKNLTEQVEKSKTFLQERSADLGQKKEELDNIVSETKQQEEQLREEVKDIETEVEPRLLQAFKRIRKSARNGLAVVCIERGACGGCFNKIPPQKQMDIKIGKKIIVCEYCGRIMIDPELIGAAE; encoded by the coding sequence ATGGCTAAAAAGCAAGAAAAAGAGATCACTGTAGAGGAAAAGCTAAGAACGCTTTATGCCCTACAACAGAAATTATCTGAAATAGATAATATAAAGATTCTTCGCGGAGAACTTCCTCTGGAAGTAGCAGACCTCGAAGATGAAATCATCGGTCTGGAGACCCGTATCAAGAAATACGAAACTGAGCTGAAAGAAGCAGATACTGCAGTTTCTTTCCAAAAGCAGAAAGCAAAAGACAGCACACTGAAAATTGAAAAATACAAAGAACAATTGGATAATGTGCGTAATAACCGTGAATTTGACCACTTGAGCAAAGAAATCGAATTCGAAACACTGGAAATCGAATTATCAGAAAAACGCATTCGTGAATTTACTCAAGATTCCAAAAATTTGACAGAGCAAGTAGAAAAGAGTAAAACTTTCTTACAGGAGCGTTCTGCCGATCTGGGACAAAAGAAAGAAGAACTTGACAATATAGTATCCGAGACTAAACAACAGGAAGAACAACTCCGCGAAGAGGTTAAGGATATAGAGACAGAGGTTGAACCTCGTTTGCTGCAGGCATTCAAGCGTATTCGCAAAAGTGCCCGTAACGGTCTGGCCGTAGTATGTATCGAGCGCGGAGCTTGCGGAGGCTGTTTCAACAAAATACCACCTCAGAAACAAATGGATATTAAGATAGGCAAGAAAATCATTGTATGTGAATATTGCGGGCGTATCATGATTGACCCTGAACTAATTGGAGCTGCAGAATAA